The following proteins come from a genomic window of Eleginops maclovinus isolate JMC-PN-2008 ecotype Puerto Natales chromosome 8, JC_Emac_rtc_rv5, whole genome shotgun sequence:
- the cldn5b gene encoding claudin-5b, whose protein sequence is MLSMCLESLGMALCLAGSLLVMVACGLPMWKVTAFIESNIVVAQTIWDGLWMSCVVQSTGQMQCKIHDSVLALTQDLQTARALTVIAAVFGVVALTVTLAGAQCTNCIQQESLKGRVVCTGGVIYITSGLFMLVPLCWMANNIIVDFHNPQIPPSKKREIGAAIYIGWAATALLLMGGGLLCCSFSQGERGGYPIKYSPTKSITSNGDKKYYV, encoded by the exons ATGCTGTCCATGTGTCTGGAGTCCCTCGGCATGGCGCTGTGCCTCGCCGGCTCGCTGCTCGTCATGGTGGCTTGCGGCCTCCCCATGTGGAAGGTCACGGCGTTCATCGAGTCCAACATCGTGGTGGCGCAGACCATCTGGGACGGGCTGTGGATGTCCTGCGTTGTCCAGAGCACCGGACAGATGCAGTGCAAGATCCACGACTCG GTACTGGCTCTGACTCAGGACCTGCAGACGGCTCGAGCGCTCACCGTCATCGCCGCCGTCTTCGGGGTCGTGGCGTTAACCGTGACGCTAGCAGGTGCGCAGTGCACCAACTGCATCCAGCAGGAGTCGCTGAAGGGGCGGGTGGTCTGCACCGGGGGGGTCATATACATCACCAGTGGGCTCTTCATGCTGGTGCCGCTCTGCTGGATGGCCAACAACATCATCGTGGATTTCCACAACCCGCAGATCCCCCCGTCCAAGAAGAGGGAGATCGGGGCGGCCATTTACATCGGCTGGGCGGCTACGGCGCTGCTgctgatggggggggggctgctctgctgctccttctcccagggggagaggggagggtaTCCCATCAAGTACAGCCCCACTAAAAGCATCACGTCCAACGGGGACAAGAAGTATTACGTTTGA